From the genome of Pseudomonadota bacterium, one region includes:
- a CDS encoding PEP-CTERM sorting domain-containing protein, producing MKKGFLTILAIISLMFVPLIASAVNTTYTMLDFDVNHVNSSGKINYLMETNRLIGTSLGVDRITAIPDVGPSISLVIINGMLNFTSGDHISGWSWGPGGSITITGGVNKPDGSELLPEGTVLMSGILGNAMVSPVTSSTFKAAISDLSDTKDPTLVSYFGFDTKSAWVGNLNISFETSLSVAEPDFFNSMRANSGDVYNTPVPIPPTILLLGAGLMGVGFIRKKVV from the coding sequence ATGAAAAAAGGATTTTTAACGATTCTGGCTATTATCAGCCTAATGTTTGTTCCATTGATTGCCAGTGCAGTAAATACGACATATACGATGCTTGATTTTGATGTCAATCATGTCAATAGTTCCGGAAAAATTAATTATTTAATGGAAACAAATCGTTTAATCGGAACATCTTTAGGGGTTGATAGAATCACTGCAATTCCTGATGTTGGTCCAAGCATATCATTGGTAATTATAAATGGTATGTTAAATTTTACATCGGGCGATCATATTTCCGGATGGAGTTGGGGACCGGGCGGATCGATTACGATAACTGGCGGTGTCAACAAACCTGATGGTTCTGAACTATTACCTGAAGGTACTGTATTGATGAGCGGAATTCTTGGCAATGCAATGGTTTCTCCTGTAACTTCTTCAACTTTTAAAGCTGCCATATCAGATTTATCAGATACAAAGGACCCTACTTTAGTTTCGTATTTCGGTTTTGATACAAAAAGTGCTTGGGTTGGCAATTTAAATATAAGCTTTGAGACTTCATTGAGCGTTGCTGAACCAGATTTTTTTAATAGTATGAGAGCCAATAGTGGTGATGTATATAATACCCCCGTCCCTATTCCACCTACGATTCTTCTTCTCGGTGCCGGATTAATGGGTGTAGGGTTTATAAGAAAAAAAGTAGTTTAA